A window of the Carassius gibelio isolate Cgi1373 ecotype wild population from Czech Republic chromosome B16, carGib1.2-hapl.c, whole genome shotgun sequence genome harbors these coding sequences:
- the acbd7 gene encoding acyl-CoA-binding domain-containing protein 7 isoform X2, which yields MTLKAEFEQYAENVKKVKSRPTDQELLDLYGLYKQAIIGDININKPGITDLKGKAKWEAWNSRKGMSNEDAMNAYISLAKEAIEKYGM from the exons GCTGAATTTGAGCAATATGCAGAGAACGTAAAGAAAGTGAAGAGCAGACCTACAGACCAAGAGCTGCTGGATTTGTATGGCCTCTACAAGCAAGCCATCATTGGGGATATTAATATTA aCAAACCTGGAATAACGGATTTGAAAGGGAAGGCCAAATGGGAGGCTTGGAATTCAAGGAAAG GGATGTCAAATGAAGACGCCATGAATGCCTACATTTCCCTGGCCAAGGAAGCCATTGAAAAGTATGGAATGTGA
- the acbd7 gene encoding acyl-CoA-binding domain-containing protein 7 isoform X1, whose translation MGYSVKFSLAEFEQYAENVKKVKSRPTDQELLDLYGLYKQAIIGDININKPGITDLKGKAKWEAWNSRKGMSNEDAMNAYISLAKEAIEKYGM comes from the exons GCTGAATTTGAGCAATATGCAGAGAACGTAAAGAAAGTGAAGAGCAGACCTACAGACCAAGAGCTGCTGGATTTGTATGGCCTCTACAAGCAAGCCATCATTGGGGATATTAATATTA aCAAACCTGGAATAACGGATTTGAAAGGGAAGGCCAAATGGGAGGCTTGGAATTCAAGGAAAG GGATGTCAAATGAAGACGCCATGAATGCCTACATTTCCCTGGCCAAGGAAGCCATTGAAAAGTATGGAATGTGA
- the crot gene encoding peroxisomal carnitine O-octanoyltransferase has product MDNQIFESTAERTFQYQSSLPALPVPDLHDSLDKYLHAVKPFASEEEFRATAVIVKHFEEGIGHQLHQKLLQRAKSRRNWLEDWWLDTAYLEVRIPSQLNVNFGGPTAYVEHCWPVRDGTQLERTSLNLWFTLQYWELIRTERLAVHKAGAMPFDMDQFRMLFCTCKVPGVNKDTILNFFKTESEGPCPSHMIVMCRGRVFTFDALCDGRILTPPELLRQLTYIKECCDGEPEGDGVSALTTEERTRWAKAREYLISIDPVNKTILETIQSSLFVLGLDDAKPYSTPENYTQLTHLALTGDPTIRWGDKSYNLICFSNGTFASNCDHAPYDAMVLVSNGYYVDQKLRGCGGVWKGSEVVREMPVPEELIFTVDERVRRDIALAKEQYTKSSQDLQVVSYAFTSFGKAAIKKRKLHPDTFIQLALQLAYYRLHGKSGSCYETATTRRFFHGRTETMRPCTEEAQHWCRTMLNPTATTEEKRQALNAAFSKHNKLMAEAQDGRGFDRHLLGLYQIAKEEGLPVPELYMDPLYTKSGGGGNFVLSTSLVGYTTVLGAVAPMVPHGYGFFYRIRDDRIVASCSAWKSNPETDAETLFQNLCTSLHDIMHVTTQSQL; this is encoded by the exons ATGGATAACCAGATTTTCGAGTCCACCGCGGAGCGGACATTTCAGTATCAGAGCAGCCTCCCAGCTCTACCTGTGCCTGATCTACACGACTCACTCGACAAATACCTGCACGCAG tgaaaCCTTTTGCATCTGAGGAGGAGTTTCGTGCCACAGCGGTCATTGTGAAACACTTTGAGGAGGGCATTGGACACCAGCTACACCAAAAGCTTCTGCAGAGAGCCAAGAGCAGGCGCAACTGG CTTGAGGACTGGTGGCTGGACACAGCGTATCTAGAGGTGCGCATCCCATCTCAGCTCAATGTGAATTTTGGAGGACCTACAGCCTACGTGGAGCACTGCTGGCCTGTACGTGATGGCACACAGCTGGAGAGGACCAGCTTGAATTTGTGGTTCACCCTCCAGTACTGGGAACTTATCCGCAC GGAGAGGCTGGCCGTTCATAAAGCAGGAGCGATGCCCTTTGACATGGATCAGTTCCGCATGCTCTTCTGCACCTGCAAAGTGCCTGGCGTCAATAAAGACACCATCCTCAACTTCTTCAAAACAG AGAGCGAGGGACCCTGCCCTTCTCACATGATAGTGATGTGTCGTGGGAGGGTCTTCACATTTGACGCTCTCTGTGATGGCCGTATCCTCACTCCCCCAGAGCTGTTGAG GCAGCTGACTTACATTAAAGAATGCTGTGATGGAGAGCCAGAGGGGGATGGAGTGAGCGCTCTCACCACTGAGGAAAGGACGCGCTGGGCAAAG GCTCGGGAATATCTGATCTCCATTGATCCTGTGAATAAGACCATACTAGAGACCATTCAGAGCTCTTTATTTGTGCTCGGCCTGGACGATGCCAAGCCCTATTCCACCCCTGAAAACTACACACAG TTGACCCACCTGGCATTAACTGGTGACCCCACGATCCGCTGGGGTGATAAATCTTACAATCTGATCTGCTTCTCTAATGGGACCTTCGCTTCTAACTGTGAT CATGCGCCATATGATGCCATGGTTTTGGTTTCTAATGGATATTACGTAGATCAGAAATTGCGGGGCTGTGGTGGAGTGTGGAAG GGTTCAGAGGTTGTGCGTGAGATGCCTGTCCCGGAGGAGCTGATATTCACTGTGGATGAACGGGTGAGGAGAGACATAGCCCTGGCTAAAGAACAATACACCAAAAGT TCTCAGGACCTGCAGGTTGTCAGCTATGCCTTCACCTCATTTGGAAAAGCAGCCATTAAGAAGAGGAAGCTTCACCCTGACACTTTTATACAGCTGGCTCTGCAGTTAGCATACTACAGGCTACACGGAAA GTCTGGTAGTTGTTATGAGACCGCCACCACACGCCGTTTCTTTCATGGCCGGACAGAGACCATGAGGCCCTGCACTGAGGAGGCCCAGCACTGGTGCAGAACCATGTTGAACCCTACAGCCACG ACTGAGGAGAAAAGACAAGCTTTAAATGCAGCCTTCAGCAAACATAACAAACTGATGGCAGAGGCACAGGATGGAAGAG GCTTTGACAGACACCTCCTGGGCTTATACCAGATTGCCAAGGAGGAGGGTCTTCCTGTGCCTGAACTCTACATGGATCCGCTCTATACTAAGAG TGGAGGAGGGGGGAATTTTGTGCTTTCCACTAGTCTGGTGGGCTACACCACTGTACTGGGAGCAGTCGCACCCATGGTGCCACACGGATATGGGTTCTTCTACCGCATTCGTGATGACAG aaTTGTTGCGTCCTGCAGTGCTTGGAAGTCCAACCCAGAGACAGACGCTGAAACCCTGTTTCAGAACCTCTGCACCTCTTTACATGACATCATGCACGTCACTACCCAGTCCCAGCTGTGA